Proteins encoded together in one Chelonoidis abingdonii isolate Lonesome George chromosome 1, CheloAbing_2.0, whole genome shotgun sequence window:
- the RP2 gene encoding protein XRP2, with amino-acid sequence MGCCFCKKRKEAKGGAQGQDPPAADEEKPPPQYSWDQRAKVDPKDYTFSGLKDETVGRLPGKVAGQQFVIKDCENCNIYIFDHSATITIDDCTSCRIFLGPVKGSVFFRDCKDCKCVVACQQFRTRDCRKLEVFLCCATQPIIESSTGMKFGCFQYYYPELALQFKDAGLSIFNNTWSNIHDFTPVSGENNWSLLPEDATVQDYVPFPTSEELKVIRISTDTMKSIIPITRGGRQKSSEESCLAVFFAGDYTTANARKLIDEMTGKGFLLVQTKEVSVKAEDAQRVFQQSASDFIPLLEKGPVVALEFNGDGAVEGCRSIINDVFSGTKVFVSANKASASQDVDSFYNFADMQMGM; translated from the exons AtgggctgctgcttctgcaaGAAGCGGAAAGAGGCGAAGGGGGGCGCGCAGGGCCAGGACCCCCCGGCCGCGGACGAGGAGAAGCCGCCGCCGCAGTACAGCTGGGACCAGCGAGCCAAG gtTGATCCCAAAGACTACACGTTTTCTGGACTTAAGGACGAAACTGTGGGTCGTTTACCTGGAAAAGTTGCAGGGCAACAATTTGTCATTAAGGACTGTGAGAACTGTAATATCTACATTTTTGACCATTCTGCTACAATTACTATTGATGATTGTACAAGCTGTCGAATCTTTCTAGGACCTGTAAAAGGCAGTGTGTTTTTCCGTGACTGCAAAGATTGTAAATGCGTAGTGGCATGCCAACAATTTCGTACCCGGGACTGCAGAAAGTTGGAAGTATTCTTGTGCTGTGCTACCCAACCCATTATTGAGTCATCCACAGGTATGAAATTTGGCTGTTTCCAGTACTACTATCCAGAGCTGGCTTTACAGTTCAAAGATGCTGGACTGAGTATCTTCAATAACACATGGAGCAACATCCATGACTTTACACCAGTGTCAGGAGAAAACAATTGGAGTCTTCTACCTGAAGATGCCACAGTTCAGGATTATGTTCCCTTTCCTACATCTGAGGAACTAAAAGTAATCAGAATTTCTACAGATACTATGAAGAGCATAATTCCAATAACTCGGGGTGGGAGGCAGAAGAGCAGTGAAGAATCATGTCTGGCAGTTTTCTTTGCTGGAGACTACACAACTGCAAATGCTAGAAAGTTAATTGATGAG ATGACTGGTAAAGGCTTTTTGTTGGTTCAGACTAAGGAAGTTTCAGTGAAAGCGGAGGATGCTCAAAGAGTGTTCCAGCAGAGTGCATCTGACTTCATCCCTTTGCTTGAAAAAG GTCCTGTTGTTGCTTTGGAGTTTAATGGAGATGGTGCCGTAGAAGGATGTCGAAGCATTATAAATGATGTCTTCAGTGGAACCAAG